In a genomic window of Aeromonas veronii:
- a CDS encoding FAD-dependent monooxygenase: MEQCDIAIVGAGMVGAATACLLAAQGLSVRVIETQLPAQYAPEQPLDLRVSAISQASVALLEQAGAWHHLQQMRLCPYRRLETWELDGFATRFNAADLGLPQLGYIIENRLVQLALLKRMEDFPNIQTHTPAAVTSLRQSADEAVLTLDDGTELAARWVLACDGAESHTRKLAGIGVSRFEYRQHCMLINIDTDFAQEDITWQQFTPSGPRAFLPLPGQHGSLVWYDSPARIRALAAMSNEGLAAEVRRHFPSRLGGFTVTGKGSFPLVRRHANDYHAGRVVLLGDAAHTINPLAGQGVNLGFKDVACWVDLLQGAGADWHHAVLAERYERRRRPDNLLMQSGMDLFYGVFSNEIGPLKLARNLALNLADKAGPLKEMALRYALGLV; this comes from the coding sequence ATGGAACAGTGTGATATCGCCATCGTCGGCGCCGGCATGGTGGGCGCCGCCACCGCCTGTCTGCTGGCGGCTCAGGGCCTCTCGGTGCGGGTCATCGAGACCCAACTGCCAGCGCAATACGCGCCGGAGCAGCCGCTGGATCTGCGGGTCTCCGCCATCAGTCAGGCCTCGGTAGCGCTGCTGGAGCAGGCCGGTGCCTGGCACCATCTGCAGCAGATGCGGCTCTGCCCCTACCGCCGACTGGAGACCTGGGAGCTGGACGGCTTTGCCACCCGCTTCAACGCCGCCGACCTTGGCCTGCCCCAGCTCGGTTACATCATCGAGAACCGGCTGGTGCAGCTCGCCCTGCTCAAACGGATGGAAGATTTCCCCAATATCCAGACCCACACTCCGGCGGCGGTGACGAGCTTGCGTCAGAGTGCGGATGAAGCTGTGCTGACTCTGGACGACGGCACCGAGCTGGCGGCCCGCTGGGTGCTGGCCTGCGACGGCGCCGAATCCCATACCCGCAAGCTGGCCGGCATCGGCGTATCGCGCTTCGAGTACCGCCAGCACTGCATGCTGATCAATATCGACACCGACTTTGCGCAGGAAGATATCACCTGGCAGCAGTTCACCCCGAGCGGCCCGCGCGCCTTCTTGCCGCTGCCCGGCCAGCACGGCTCTCTGGTGTGGTATGACAGTCCGGCCCGCATCCGGGCGTTGGCTGCCATGAGCAACGAAGGGCTTGCCGCCGAAGTGCGCCGCCACTTCCCGAGTCGGCTCGGCGGGTTCACTGTCACCGGCAAGGGGAGCTTCCCGCTGGTACGCCGCCACGCTAACGACTACCACGCCGGTCGGGTGGTGCTGCTTGGTGATGCCGCCCACACCATCAACCCGCTGGCGGGGCAGGGGGTCAACCTCGGCTTCAAGGATGTGGCCTGCTGGGTCGACTTGCTGCAAGGGGCCGGTGCCGACTGGCATCACGCTGTGCTGGCCGAGCGTTACGAGCGGCGCCGTCGTCCCGACAACCTGCTGATGCAGTCGGGGATGGATCTCTTCTACGGGGTGTTCAGCAACGAGATTGGCCCCCTCAAGCTGGCCCGCAATCTGGCCCTCAATCTGGCGGATAAAGCTGGCCCCTTAAAGGAGATGGCGCTGCGCTATGCACTGGGGCTGGTTTGA